The region TTGGTGCATTGCATCCGCCGTGCTGCTTCCCGGGCCTGCTGGACGGCGGGAAGTAGGAGCGACATCAAAATACCGATGATTGCGATGACAACTAACAGTTCCACCAAAGTAAAACCGACTTGAAGGTTCGCTCGTTTACGATCGTGTCGAAAGCTAAATCTCATGGCAAACATAGAACTCTTGCAGTTACGCACGTTATGTGGGCAGGCTTTAAGGGGAGAGAAAGCGACGAATGATCGTCGTTCCCCAGAATAGGGTGTCGGTGTACCTGCTGTCAACGGGTAACTGCAAGTAAGTTGCAGTGTGTTTGTTTTAAGGATTTTGCCTTCGGGGAGCTCGCGTGAATTCGACTAAGATGGTGATATCAGATCTATCCTAATATTTGGCCTGTGTCACTTGCTTGGTAAAGCGGCTTACTAATCGACCTGTCGAACATTCACTCATTGAGAACTGATCGTATAGGCCCTACATCGATAGGTTAAGAGACGCAAACTGGGCGGCCATTAGGTGCACGATTCTGGAACCGTCCAAAGAACCGGTTGTGGCATTTACGAAAACCGCGGAGTCAGTCCTCTACTGGCGTGCCTGATTCGTCGGCATTCAAGTCTAATGCTCAAGTTTCAAGAAGGATTATTCACGCAAGTATCGTATTTGCATTGCCCTACCGATGATTAGCGGTGGGGCTCGTTTTTAGTCGCCCGAAAGACATCGCGCATGACTCGTTTTCTTTTTAGTGAAGCTACTAGAACGATCTTTGAAAGCGTCTCGTGATGACATTCCTGTTAGAATTCTTAAGCAAAGAAGTAACTTGTTTTGCCGTTGTGTTTGTCCTTGCTTGAGCTACATCGATTCTTGCATTGTGAAACGGCATGGCCTAAAACGCCTATTGGGGAATGTTGACGCTTTCTGTGCAATGAAGGACAGGGAGATTCTCATCACGCCTTTTTCCTCCATTTACCGATTCCATCGCGGCGAGATCCATTTCAAGCTGACCAAGTTTGTTTCAGCCGATTGGCTTCGCTTTTAAGTCAGAAAATATGCAGACGATACTCGTGACAGGTTCTTCTGGATTAATTGGATCAGAAGTGTGTCGGTACTTTGGTGGAATCGGGTATTCGGTCCATGGCGTAGACAACAATCAACGGGCCGTTTTCTTTGGGCCTGAAGGAGATACCCGATGGAATCAGGAACAGCTGACGCGAACGATTGATAGCTTTCAACATCACGAACTGGATATTCGAGATCGGGATGAGGTGCTTCAGCTGATCCAGCAGGTCAAGCCTGATTTGATCGTTCACACGGCAGCTCAGCCTTCGCATGATCGAGCCGCGGCGATTGCTTTCGACGATTTTGATACGAACGCAGTTGGTACGCTCAACTTGTTGGAGTCGGTCCGGCGGGTTTGTCCTGATTCGCCATTTGTGTTTATGTCTACCAACAAAGTCTATGGTGACCGGCCCAATACCATTCCTCTTCAGGAATCAGCTGAACGCTTTGACTACGCGGACGAGAAATTCCAGCTAGGGGTGCCTGAATCGCTGCCGATTGACCAATGTACCCATTCACTGTTCGGGGCGTCGAAAGCTGCCGCAGATCTTATGGTTCAAGAGTATGGTCGCTACTTCGGTATGCCGACGTGTTGTCTTCGAGCAGGCTGTGTTACTGGGCCTGCCCATTCCGGCGTTCAATTGCACGGCTTTCTGAGTTATCTCGTCAAATGCAATTTGACTCAGAAACACTACACGGTTTTTGGCTATCATGGTAAGCAAGTCCGCGACAACATTCATCCTCTCGACATTGCAAAGTTTGTTGAAGCGTTTGCGGCCAAGCCACGATCTGGCGAGGTGTACAATCTGGGTGGAGGGAAAGAAAACTCTTGCTCGATCTTAGAGGCATTCGTGCAGACGGAAGAATTGACTGGAATTCAGCAAGTTTACAGCTATTCTGAACAGAACCGCATTGGCGATCACATTTGCTATTACAGTGACTTGTCCAAGATCAAAAGCCACTATCCCGATTGGGAGGTGAGCATTTCACTGAAAATGTCGCTAGTACAAATTGTGGATAGTTGGCGCAAACGTTTGGCGACAGCATAGGACTTCCTGCGGAACATTGATTGCTCCCGAGGTCAAGGAGTGACAGCGCCTAGGTGTTGAGGATTCAATGAGACTTCTGATTACTGGCGTTTGTGGTTTTGTTGGTAGCACGATAGCTAAGGCCTGGTTGGAAGCTTCAGACTTCGAAATCGTTGGCCTGGATAATCTCAGCCGACTGGGGAGCGAGCTTAATCGCAATGATTTGCGCAAGCGTGGCGTTCAGCTCGTTCATGGAGATATCAGGTGTGCCAGTGACTTGCAGGATCTTCCTAAAGTCGACTTCGTGATTGATGCGTCGGCTAACCCCACCGTGTTGGCCGGGGTCGACGGACGCAGCAATAGCCGTCAACTGGTTGAACACAATCTCCTGGGTACGATCAACCTGCTTGAGTATTGCCGCCGAGTTCAAGCAGGTTTCATTCTCTTGAGCACGAGCCGCGTTTATTCCATTGAA is a window of Bremerella sp. TYQ1 DNA encoding:
- a CDS encoding NAD-dependent epimerase/dehydratase family protein, yielding MQTILVTGSSGLIGSEVCRYFGGIGYSVHGVDNNQRAVFFGPEGDTRWNQEQLTRTIDSFQHHELDIRDRDEVLQLIQQVKPDLIVHTAAQPSHDRAAAIAFDDFDTNAVGTLNLLESVRRVCPDSPFVFMSTNKVYGDRPNTIPLQESAERFDYADEKFQLGVPESLPIDQCTHSLFGASKAAADLMVQEYGRYFGMPTCCLRAGCVTGPAHSGVQLHGFLSYLVKCNLTQKHYTVFGYHGKQVRDNIHPLDIAKFVEAFAAKPRSGEVYNLGGGKENSCSILEAFVQTEELTGIQQVYSYSEQNRIGDHICYYSDLSKIKSHYPDWEVSISLKMSLVQIVDSWRKRLATA